A segment of the Phocoena sinus isolate mPhoSin1 chromosome 11, mPhoSin1.pri, whole genome shotgun sequence genome:
ATCTGTGGGCCAAGGATGGAATAACATACTCTCTacctgtaaattaaaaaaaaaaaaagttaggaaacTAATCGTTACACATAGGCCTTGGAACCCAAGCTAGGTAATGAATGTAAAGTCAAGGTACAACTtgctgataaaaaaaattttataactgCAACAATTATTGACTTCAATAGGACATGTTATTAAAACAGCAACGCTACTTCACGATTTACTGAGCAGTTTAAAGCTTGTTTTCACCCCCTTAATGTTTAGAAGTGATTTCACAGATAAATTTATTTCAAGTACTCAATACATTTCACTAGGGATTCAAATGAGACTCCAGGTGATTACAAGCCTATGacacaaaattaaactttttaagcAAAATATCAAGTGTAGACAGTACGAAGTAAATCCCTGAGCCCCTCATCTCACCCCTTAGTTTGTCTTTCTATGTAACAAATCCAGGGATTATCAAGTTGCCATCCTAAATTTTGAATCAAATTCAGGCAACTAGGTCTTGTCCCATATTATCTGTGGCTGGATAAAGTAaacaaaaagtctataaataatacaCTAAAAAGTGTAAGTGACTCAGAATATTCTAATTCCCATACAGAAGTAAACAGACAACACACAAGATGAAGCCAAGGCCCAAAGGTTCATAACTCCATTTGCATTCCTGAAAAATCTCCTTTAATATCCGTCAGTTTCACTGTCCCTAATTCATAAAACAGTTATATTAACTATAGATAATATAGTTAATACATCCATGCCTGGATGCTTTCCAGCATCACCAGTCAAAACTTCCCCTACCCCCAAGCCGGGTTTGCCGTCTGAGAGTGAATTAAGCTTCGGATCTCACTCCACACCGTGGAGACGAAGGCTAAGAGGACGCTTTGAGGAGCAAAGACTTCTTTGCACATGGAAACCACCAGACCGGGGGGCCAGGGAACCGATATGGAGCGCTAGGTCTAAGGGGAGGCGCTCGCAGGGCCGCGCTGTACCCCCTGCGAGCTGACAGACGCGCAGAAGCCGCGGCGAGCGCGGCGGCGGTGACAGCGAGAGGGGCCCGCCGGCCCCGCCTCCAGGTCGCTCCCCGAAGAGCCTCTCACCTGCCTGCCGCCCGGTCTCGCTCGAAGCTCGCGAGGCAGCGGCGGGTCCTACCCTCGTCGCGGGGGCTGCCCGGGCCGGCGGCTGCACGTGAGGCGCGCGGGCTCCCGGGCCGGCGACCGGAGCCGAGGCGGTGAGGCCGGCGGAGGCCGGCGGCTCGGGCCCGGCGGCCGCGGCGCTCAGGAAGTAGAAGGGGTTGTAATAGCCCAGCTGCAGGGGCGGCGGCCCGGAGGCCGGGGCGGCGGCGGCACCGGCGCCCGCGAGGTAGATGGGCGCAGGCGGCTGGGGGCTGCAGTAGGCGGGGAAGGCGGCCAGGCCGCTGTGCCAGGTGAGGTAGCCGCAGTAGGACTGCCACAGCCACTCGTGCACCTGCCGGGAGTACTCTCGGGCGCTCAGCCGCGCCGGCTTCTCCCGCGGCGCCGCCGCCTCGGGCGCCTCGCAGCCTGCCGGTGCCTGCGAGCCAGAGCCGGAGCCAGAGCCGGGGCCGGAGCCAGAGCCGGAGCCCGCCTCCCTGCCATTCTCGGGCTCGCGCGGCGGCTCCGACTCCTCGGTGGCGGCCGCGGGGGGACCGAggcccggggctgggggccggCCCGGAGCCTGGGGTTCGGCCTGCGGCCCGTCCCGGGGCCGTGGGGCGGCGGCGGGAAGGCCTCTTCGGGAAAGAACGGGCTCGTGGTCCCCTCCGCCGTCGTCCTGCCCGGGAGGGCGGCCTCGGGCTTTCTCCGGCCCCTCCGCCATCGTCGCCTCAGCAGCACGCTCGGGCGGTCGCTGTCACTGCGCCTGTCTCACTCCCCCACTGGCCCCTCCCCAACCGCCCGGTAGCCACCGCTGCAGCCGCAAGCGTCAACAATTCGCCACCGGAAGCGGAAACCCACCCCCTCGTCGGCGTCGCCGGCGCGGGGCGGAGCCAGGAGGCGGGGCGTGAGAGTGGGCCTTGGTGCTCAGAGCCTTGGGAGGCAGGAGGACTCCTCCTCGGCTGGGCGTGGGCTTATCGCTTGAGGGGCCCAGACTACCACCCGTCCCCCAGACACACACCTCTTGTGGTTTTAATGAAGTTGGAGGCCCGAGGCTTCTCCAGATAATCTCACGGGATGTGGACTCAGGCTGCTCCGGGAGAAAGAGCTGATGGAAGAAGATTTCAGAGAGAGGTCCCAGGGCTCGGCGCCGCCTTTTCTGTTTGGGACCGCGACAGTTTTGGTCTCTAGGCACAGGGCTTGTTACTTGTTTCCGCCTGCGTTCATTCCAGTTAACTGGTCCTCGCCCATCTGTACTCAAGGTGATATGAGGCATATCCCCTTAGAGGATAAGAAATTAATAACCAAACCATACTGGGATCTATCAAGATAGTATGGCTCAGCGGCAGAGATCTTGATTGTAAGAGAAAAGAGGAGTTATGTTGATTTAAGAGCTAGACTCTGTCCTTATCCTGGAGCTGACCTGTGTCCATAATATCTTACTCTTCACTGCTGCAGACACAAGCCTACTTCAGCAAAATTGTGCCTTTCCTCAGACCCGTTATCTCAACCTTTGGTGcctgccttttattttctgttaaggCAAGGCCCCGTTCATATCCCAGGGCTTTGGAGCCTCCTCTGAGTACAGAAGCCCAGGCACGATTTCCCCTTCCTCTGAATTATATATGGCACCTTACATATGTATAGTTTAATACACCTTCCTATGTCCTTAAGTTGGTTAAGTGATAGGAAtatatctttgtatccccagtcccatacaggagatcTACAGGGGCCAGGTATCGTGGGTTATACTTGTTAACAATGATTCCCATAATCACTCTTGACTTTGCTCTGGGAGATGAAAGTAAAAGGCTTAACTTTTGCCCTGAAGGAGCTAATGATTTGGTTAAAGGGAAAGACTTTCATGAAACACTCGAAGACCTATTTAAGACAATACCAATATAATATGAGTCCAAAATAAGGGAAAGATAATGGTGGCCTATTGCTAGAAAGGTTACCCTTagagatgtgattttaaaaatcaactccgggacttccctggtggtgcagcagttaagaatttgcctgtcaatgcaggggacatgggttggatccctggtccgggaagatcccatatgccgtggagcaatgaagcccacgagccgcaactactgagcccacgcactgcaattaCTGAACCTGGCACttctagaggccgtgctccacaacaagagaagccaccgcaatgagaagcccacgcactgcaatgaagagtagcccctgctcaccgcaactagagaaagcctacacgcagcaacgaagacccaacacagccaaaaatttaaaaaaaaaatcaactgtgaAAAAGTTGTAACATTTAAACATGCAtttgggaaggggaggaaggagaagcaggaacaaataaatgaagacggcATGGAATGAGTGTAAAATATTGTGGTTATTGGAGACACTGGTCTTTGTTTTGCATACCACTGATTAGGTAGCACCTGGCATAGTGCCGCTCACATAGCAGACATTTATATTTATCAGTATTCTTTGCTGCAGTTATCAGAAATCCAATTGTAACtgatttaagagagaaaaagtaaatgaatttatTGACTTGCATAGAAAGTTCAGGAGTAGTTTAGATTTCAAGGATATCTAGTTACAGATAATCATAATAGCTTCAGGAAtcacctgtttttctctttctttgacttCGCTTTTGAGAAAGTAAGAGTGTTTCTGTTTCAGTGATAAACCTAATTCTAACTggcttaagcaaaaataaaattattgccTTTTGTAATCAACAAATTCAGAGGTTCTACATAATATAAGAAGGTTCAACAGTACATCTAATAGACattccaaaagagagaaaaagaaataatggccaataATTTTCTAGAATTGAAGGAAGATGACTCTTTACATTGAAGAAGCACATCAAGTcttaggaaaataatatatacatataacacatATATGATGAAtataagcaaagagaaaaataatgatctTAACTAGCAGCAGTTAAAACGTAACCtgactagaaagaaatgacatttaGACTGGAAGCCATATtgtcaaaagtaaaaatatgcCAAAGATAGTGGAACATATATAGTAcagagtatataaatatatatatatatatatataaataacctgGACAACGTAGTAAATCATCACTCAAGAATGAGGATGTGATGTAATGCACCACTGCTAATCCAAACAACACCCTGATCAACCCTAGTCCTTTCCCATCATACTCAGCCAAGGACTGAAGTCTCAGGGATATAAAAAGGGAAGTATTCATGAgtcaaaaatataaatggattctGGAAAGAGGGCAGTACATGAATCTTGAATCTCCATGAATCACCACATCAAAACAGACTGTATAGTGAAACCAAAAATGCATGAGGCAACATTTACAACTAAACTAGGTAACAGATAACTCCACAAACCCCAAAATACAAGTGTGGGATCAAACCACAAATGCAAAGTTGCATAGTGTTAATgctgaaaaaaatcagataaaaactgtgaagatattaagaaaattatataagacatgaaagaaaaatcagaatagggacttccctggtggtccagtggttaagactccatgctcccaatgcagggtgcacgggttccatccctggtcagggaactaaggtcccgcatgacgcggccaaaaaaaaaaaaaatcagaattaaaaataCCTCAGAAATAAAGTAACAACTTGGGAAAGAATTAGAAGTAAGAGAAAAAGTGGTTTCAGAAAATACTGAACTAGAAGGAACATAGGAGTAAATACAGATGGTGCCcaagagaactagaatttgaaaatgagattttaaataaatatagaaacagaaatgattttagagaaaagataaatattgaaGATAGGTAAAGAAGATCCAGTGTACGGATTAAGAGTTCTTgataaagaaaaccaaagctaGCTAACAGAATACAACGCATAATTCAAGAGAACTTTTCCTgaagtaaaatacatatattctatttatatatattcacatatatattcaaAACCTCACACTGAAAGAGTATACTGTGTGCCCCTGAAAGCACTGAGCATGAACAAGATGTATTCTAGTCAGTAAAATTACTAGACTTTACGTTTTGAAAAATGGTCATTTAggccaaaaaaaatttatgaGAGAAAATTGGATTACCATAAGACTTCAACATTAACACTTTATGTGAGGAGAAAAtggtgaaacatttaaaatattcaaagaaagaaaatgagaaccaAGTACCCTGTATCCATCAAAACTGACTTGAAAGTATAAaagccttggggcttccctggtaacgcaggggttgagagtctgcctgccgatgcagaggacacgggttcgtgccccggtccgggaagatcccacatgccgcggagcggctgggcccgtgagccatggccgctgagcctgcgcgtccggagcctgtgctccgcaacgggagaggcaacagcagtgagaggcccgcgtaccaccaaaaaaaaaaaaaaagtataaaagcctATTGGTTATCAAAATGAAAGGGCTCAGACTGTTACTTGAGTGCTTCCTGAGGGGTGAAGCTTGGCAACAAAATTACTGACAGTGACAGAAAGACAGTTAGTGAAACTTTCAATATTACTTATAGAACTAAGACTAAATGAGGCTTTGTTTCAGTCAGGGTCAAGAGAAAGAAACTACACAATAATTTGAACAGAGGACATTTACTATGAATATTAATGGAATTGGAATAAAGGGAGGCTGACTAGCAAAAGGCAAAGAGAATTCTTACCATATAGGAACAGTAGATACAGGGAACAGCCACCACTCCTGAACTGAAATAGAATGGCCAAGAAGCACCCTTGCCCCCATGCCCCATCCACCTCGTTGTTGGAGAGGGCATGACTGTggctccctgctgtggcctcagtGCGCCCCGTTAGAAATCCTCTCTGGAGTTCTTGGAGAACTAGCCACAGCAAGGTGACTTTATCAGAATTCACCGCAGAGTGCCCAGAGAAGCCACTTACAGGAAGGTGCTATACCAGCAGCACACCACTTCATGAAGCCATCTAAAAACGGTGTACTGGGGGAAGCTGCCCTGGGAAGCTGCCGCTTGTTGTTGGCTACTGGGCGCTGCTGAAAGGAACCACACACTCTGCAGGAGCCCAGGGAGATAAAGTACAGGAGAATCAGAAAGAgaagcctcttcctcctccagtgCCTCCCCGCCCCTActccggccccgccccctccttgCAACAGTACCTTCTGCTAACAAAGCCTAACATTAAACCAGCTGATATGGGAGAAGTATTTATAGAGTTCAGCTCCATTATTGCACAGCAAACAAAGATTTGGAGCTGAGAGCCACAAAAAGTATAATCTGAGATGGATTTGTATTCTGAAATATTGGTACAAAATTACTGTAAAACTGGAAAGGAGTTTGGGAGGAGCATCAACAAAAATTTAACTTTTCAGTATATTGATGGTGGCAATATTAGTATTTTGAGAATGTATGTTTAATATGGGGTAAAATGAGTAATTATCATTAGTATGAACTATCTAGTTTCCTGCATCTTTTCAGTAGCAGTGCTCATTCTTATCATCTGGAGTGTGGTTTTGAAATACCAAGTCCCACTTAAAGAAACAAAGGCTACTTGGAGAAATGGGTGATTCTTGATCTGGGGTAGGAAATGTATAGAATGAGCATAAAATATCTTGACATACTGAAGAGCAGAGGGACTATTAAAGACTTCTAGGGTCATGTCCAAAGGACCCAGGAGCCAACTTGAAGAGGCTCCCCATTGgccaaagatgggacaatttgagTTTCAATAAGGGTAATAATTAGAATGGACTGAAACCCATTAAATAAGTCTAAATACATAAATTCATAATAATAATGTAGTCTTACCAGAGGGATTaaacctgaatctgatcaagtTGAATCTGATCAACTGccaatttacaggaaatagaGGACAAAGACACATTGAAAACACCATGAGTCTGCAATCtgcaaaatccagactgtgggGAACCCTGCAATCAGACAGAGGAGTTCAACAGATAAATtgtaagaaaaagaagggagagaaccAATAGATTAAAGGAGACGTAAAAGACATCAAATTatcctaaatgatacattagaacAGTTAGactaattgatattttcaggacactAAAATctgtaacaagacaaggatgcccactctcaccacttctattcaacatagtattggaagtcctagccacagcaatcaggaaaagaaataaaaggcatccacattggaagggaagaggtaaatttgtcattatatgcagatgacaggatacgatatatagaaaaccttaagaCGCCACACAGacactactagaactgataaacgaattcatCAAGGTAGGaggatacaaggttaacataTAGAAATCAGTTGCAGTTctttacattaacaatgaaatatcagaaagggaatgtaaaaaaccaatcccttttaaaatcgcgtcaaaaaataaaatacttaggagtaaacctgaccaaggaggtgaaagacatattatgctgagaactataaaatattaataaaggaaattgaagatgactcaaagaaatggaaagatatcctatgctcttgtattggaagaattaatattgttgaaatggccatactacccaaagcaatctacagatttagtgtgATTCTTaccaaattacccatgacatttttcacagatctagcAAAAataatcctgggcttccctggtggcacagtggttgagagtccgcctgctgatgcaggggacacgggttcgtgtcccggtctgggaagatcccacatgccgcagagcggctaggcccatgagccatggccactgagcctgcgcgtccggagcctgtgctccgcaatgggagaggccacaacagtgagaggcccgagtatcacaaaaaaaaaataaataaaaataataatcctaaaacttatatggaaccataaaagacccagattcgcc
Coding sequences within it:
- the FAM8A1 gene encoding protein FAM8A1 — translated: MAEGPEKARGRPPGQDDGGGDHEPVLSRRGLPAAAPRPRDGPQAEPQAPGRPPAPGLGPPAAATEESEPPREPENGREAGSGSGSGPGSGSGSGSQAPAGCEAPEAAAPREKPARLSAREYSRQVHEWLWQSYCGYLTWHSGLAAFPAYCSPQPPAPIYLAGAGAAAAPASGPPPLQLGYYNPFYFLSAAAAGPEPPASAGLTASAPVAGPGARAPHVQPPARAAPATRVGPAAASRASSETGRQAGREYVIPSLAHRFMAEMVDFFILFFIKATIVLSIMHLSGIKDISKFAMHYIIEEIDEDTSMEDLQKMMVVALIYRLLVCFYEIICIWGAGGATPGKFLLGLRVVTCDTSVLIAPSRVLVIPSSNVSITTSTIRALIKNFSIASFFPAFITLLFFQHNRTAYDIVAGTIVVKRNGVR